The proteins below are encoded in one region of Candidatus Margulisiibacteriota bacterium:
- a CDS encoding ABC transporter permease: MKVVYILWLRQIKRYLRSRARMFGSLGQPLMFLIALGYGFGPIFQRANNINYISFLVPGIIAQTILFSAIFTGIEVIWDRQFGFLKETLVAPVSRFSIMLGRTLGGATVSTIQGILVLLISFLLGFTPQHFLTIPIAIIFMFIIALFFTALGTAIASLLTDFHGFQIIINFLIMPLFFLSGALFPLKGLPWLLMVISVLNPLTYGVDALRSILVNIVHFNLSFDLMILCLLSFTILVIGSYLFNNIEA; the protein is encoded by the coding sequence AAGATATCTCAGATCAAGAGCCAGAATGTTTGGTTCTCTTGGTCAGCCTTTGATGTTTCTTATAGCTTTGGGTTATGGCTTCGGCCCTATCTTTCAGCGGGCCAATAATATTAACTATATTTCTTTTCTAGTACCGGGAATAATCGCGCAGACTATTTTATTTTCTGCTATTTTCACAGGGATCGAAGTGATCTGGGACAGGCAGTTCGGATTTCTCAAGGAAACTCTGGTTGCCCCGGTATCGCGTTTTTCCATTATGCTGGGGCGAACTCTTGGCGGAGCAACAGTATCAACTATACAAGGTATTCTGGTGCTTTTAATTTCTTTTTTATTGGGTTTCACACCCCAACATTTTTTAACTATTCCCATCGCCATTATTTTTATGTTTATTATCGCTCTTTTTTTTACTGCTCTGGGAACGGCTATTGCCTCACTGCTTACAGATTTTCATGGTTTCCAGATTATAATAAATTTTTTAATTATGCCCTTATTTTTTCTTTCCGGTGCCTTATTCCCTCTCAAAGGTCTGCCGTGGCTGCTAATGGTTATTTCTGTCTTGAACCCTTTAACTTACGGGGTAGATGCTTTGCGCTCAATTCTGGTTAATATTGTTCATTTCAACCTGAGTTTTGACCTCATGATTTTATGTCTTTTATCATTTACCATACTTGTTATAGGAAGTTATCTGTTCAATAACATCGAAGCCTGA